In Nicotiana tabacum cultivar K326 chromosome 17, ASM71507v2, whole genome shotgun sequence, one DNA window encodes the following:
- the LOC107770056 gene encoding E3 ubiquitin-protein ligase At3g02290, translating into MGAVCCCLRDECEDFANPNSSMYRNCLCLRSFVQNFFHVYTSLFHRGEQHAIPSSTQGTTSLSSTASLDNSLSDIYRSPPRPLPYDADPRYFRLQRDGLVSRREKGSSHSLEETEPLRRSDIDDDSEFLSTGSKWKESACEEGSKEYNSKSLKISTAKTTTEFTQICYSSEDEDVCPTCLEEYTEENPKIMTKCSHHFHLGCIYEWMERSDNCPVCGKVMLFDETP; encoded by the exons ATGGGTGCAGTTTGTTGCTGCTTGCGAGATGAATGCGAAGATTTTGCCAATCCAAACAGCTCTATGTATAGGAACTGTTTATGCCTTCGATCATTTGTTCAAAACTTCTTCCACGTG TATACATCATTGTTTCATAGAGGAGAACAACATGCCATTCCTTCATCAACTCAAGGTACAACATCTTTGAGTTCTACAGCATCCCTTGATAACTCACTATCTGATATATACCGCtctcctccgagaccacttcctTACGATGCCGATCCCAGATACTTCCGCTTGCAACGAGATGGACTAGTCTCAAGAAGGGAGAAAGGGTCAAGTCACTCGCTTGAGGAAACTGAACCACTACGAAGAAGTGATATTGATGATGATTCCGAATTTCTGAGTACGGGTAGTAAATGGAAGGAGTCTGCATGTGAAGAAGGATCAAAAGAATACAATTCCAAATCATTGAAAATCTCAACAGCTAAAACAACTACTGAATTTACTCAAATTTGTTATTCTTCAGAAGATGAAGATGTCTGCCCGACATGTCTCGAAG AATATACagaagaaaacccaaaaataatgACAAAATGTTCTCACCATTTCCACTTGGGTTGCATATATGAGTGGATGGAGAGAAGTGACAACTGTCCAGTATGTGGCAAG